In Longimicrobiaceae bacterium, the genomic stretch CTTCTTCTTCGCGGGTGCCTCCTGCGCGGCCGGCGCCGTCGCGGCGGCCTCCTGTGCAGCGAGCCCGGTCCCGAAAAGGAGGCTGCAGGAGAGGGCGAGCAGGATCCTGGGCGTGCGTGCGGAGAGAGTAGCCATGGGTGCTTGCGGGATGGAGGTGACGCGGGTATGGGCAGTCGAGGAGCGATGCCTGGTGTATAGGACGCCGCGAGGGGGCAGAAAGTTGCACGGCCGTATCGCGCTCGCAGGTAGAGACCAGATCGGCGGAGGAGCCAGCGTGTCCGGATCCCCGGAAAGCAGGGAGGCTGGAGGTCCGGCCGCTCCCGGCCGGACGCCGGAGCCGGTCCTCCTCGGGCTGGGTGCCAACCAGGGCGACCCGGTCCTCCAGCTTGCGCGTGCGGTCGAGCGCCTCGCGCAGGTGCTGGACGTGGAGGCGGTGTCGTCCGTGTTCCGGACGGAGCCGGTGGGGCATCGGCAGCAGCCGGACTTCTACAACCTGGTGGTGCGGGCGCGCACCTCCCTCTCCCCGGTCACGCTCCTGGAGCGGACCCGGGAGGTCGAGCGGGAGCTCGGGAGGGTGCGCACGTTTCCCAACGCCCCGCGCACCCTCGACGTGGACCTGCTGGCCTACGGCGAGCGGATCCTGGACACGCCGGAGCTGACGGTGCCGCACCCGCGGATGCACGGGCGGGCGTTCGTGCTGGTCCCCCTGGCGGAGGTCGCGCCGGGGTGGCGGCACCCCCTCCTGGGTCGGACGGCTCGGGAGTTGCTTGCACTGGCGGGTACGCTGGAGCGGATCGAGCGGTGGGGACCCCTGCCGCCCTCCGGCTCCCGGTCCTCGGCGCGCTGAGGGCCGCCGAGGACGCAGGACGACCGAGGAACGCATGGGATCTCCCGAGGAGTACACGATCGGGGTGGAGGAGGAGTACCAGCTCGTGGACGGCGTCACGGGCGACCTGAAGAGCCGCGCCCGCTTCGTGATCGCCTGGGACTGGACCGGGGACATCAAGCCGGAGATGCAGGAGAACACGGTGGAGGTCGAGACCCGCATCTGCGCGGAGTCTGCGTGCGTGCGCGACGAGCTGGCTCGGCTCCGCTTCCAGGCCGCCGTGGCGGCGGAGGCGCGGGGGCTCCGGGTGGTGGCGGCGGGGACGCACCCCTTCAGCGGGTGGCAGGAGCAGGAGTTCACCCCCGGCGAGGTCTACCGGAAGCTGCGGATGGAGTACCGCCGCCTCGCGGAGACGCAGAACATCT encodes the following:
- the folK gene encoding 2-amino-4-hydroxy-6-hydroxymethyldihydropteridine diphosphokinase, with the protein product MSGSPESREAGGPAAPGRTPEPVLLGLGANQGDPVLQLARAVERLAQVLDVEAVSSVFRTEPVGHRQQPDFYNLVVRARTSLSPVTLLERTREVERELGRVRTFPNAPRTLDVDLLAYGERILDTPELTVPHPRMHGRAFVLVPLAEVAPGWRHPLLGRTARELLALAGTLERIERWGPLPPSGSRSSAR